Proteins encoded in a region of the Chryseobacterium piperi genome:
- a CDS encoding alpha-amylase produces the protein MKKTHLFFSLITLGIIQSCQTTDESIDKNPQQLEVHSKIVNVTQHDGRPFSTRSGSLNGKFVAGPGGSVLMQGFYWDVPDGGNWWNTVKDKLTGWSNAGIGAVWLPPASKAQNGAYSMGYDPTDYYDFGNFNQNGSVETRFGSRAELEALITKAHAENMQVYADIVINHNSGGQSEANPYTGTNTWTNFSGIASGKFTRNYNDFYKNAYGNNDEGSFGGFPDLCHANPYVQDWLWGRDDSVGKYYKNVMKFDGWRFDYVKGFGAWVVNNWNSKVGGFSVGELWDSNVNTLESWANNANSSIFDFAAYYKMDEAFDNGNLNVLNDDMMWKRNPYKAVTFVANHDTDIIYNKMPAYAYILTHEGYPTIFYRDYEEWLNKEKLNNLIWIHNNKATGTTSILYTDNDEYIARRNGYNGNPGLVVYINTSSSWQERWVDTNWSSKQIKDFTGASTWYPTTQADKRVKIQCPPNSYSVWSLNQ, from the coding sequence ATGAAAAAAACACATTTATTCTTTTCATTGATAACTTTAGGAATAATACAGTCTTGTCAGACGACTGATGAATCGATTGATAAGAATCCACAACAATTGGAGGTACATTCTAAAATTGTTAATGTAACCCAACATGATGGGAGGCCTTTCAGTACGAGAAGTGGTTCGCTTAATGGGAAGTTTGTTGCAGGACCTGGTGGAAGCGTTCTTATGCAAGGATTTTACTGGGATGTCCCGGATGGCGGTAACTGGTGGAATACGGTGAAAGATAAATTAACGGGTTGGTCAAATGCAGGTATTGGAGCTGTTTGGCTTCCTCCGGCTTCTAAGGCTCAGAACGGAGCCTACTCAATGGGGTATGATCCTACAGATTATTATGATTTCGGAAATTTTAATCAAAATGGAAGTGTAGAAACCCGCTTCGGTTCAAGAGCCGAGCTGGAGGCTCTGATCACTAAAGCTCATGCTGAAAATATGCAAGTGTATGCTGATATTGTGATTAATCATAATAGCGGTGGACAATCAGAGGCTAACCCTTATACAGGAACGAATACCTGGACTAATTTTTCGGGGATTGCTTCCGGGAAGTTTACCAGAAATTATAATGATTTTTATAAGAACGCTTACGGTAACAATGATGAAGGATCGTTTGGAGGCTTTCCGGATTTATGCCATGCTAATCCTTATGTACAGGATTGGTTGTGGGGACGAGATGACTCTGTTGGTAAATATTACAAAAATGTGATGAAGTTCGACGGGTGGAGATTTGATTATGTAAAAGGTTTTGGTGCCTGGGTGGTGAACAACTGGAATTCTAAAGTGGGCGGATTTTCTGTAGGAGAATTGTGGGATTCTAACGTCAATACACTGGAATCGTGGGCTAATAATGCGAATAGTTCCATATTTGATTTTGCTGCCTATTATAAAATGGACGAGGCTTTTGATAACGGTAATCTTAATGTTTTGAATGATGATATGATGTGGAAAAGGAATCCATACAAAGCAGTTACTTTTGTAGCCAATCATGATACAGATATCATTTATAATAAAATGCCTGCTTATGCTTATATCCTGACTCATGAAGGATATCCAACCATATTTTATAGAGATTATGAGGAATGGCTGAATAAGGAAAAATTAAATAACCTGATCTGGATCCATAATAATAAGGCTACAGGAACCACTTCCATTCTCTATACGGATAATGATGAATATATTGCCAGACGAAACGGGTATAATGGTAATCCGGGATTAGTGGTATATATCAATACTTCTTCAAGTTGGCAGGAAAGATGGGTAGATACCAACTGGAGCAGTAAACAGATCAAAGATTTTACAGGAGCATCAACCTGGTATCCTACAACACAGGCAGATAAAAGAGTAAAAATTCAATGTCCACCGAATAGTTATTCTGTGTGGTCACTGAATCAATAG
- a CDS encoding thiol-disulfide oxidoreductase DCC family protein — MQENWQDKYIVFFDGECGVCNFWVQWILERDTKNKFLFASLQSDFGQKFLSERGLETTVFNTMYLWKPNQYYLVKSRAVLQIANLLGGIYKLIAAGKIIPLALSDKVYDLISRNRMKLASQKCFLPDQNQKRKFIEV, encoded by the coding sequence ATGCAGGAAAATTGGCAGGATAAATATATTGTCTTCTTTGATGGAGAATGTGGAGTCTGTAACTTCTGGGTACAATGGATTCTGGAGCGTGATACAAAAAACAAATTTTTGTTCGCTTCTCTGCAATCTGATTTTGGTCAAAAGTTCTTATCCGAAAGAGGATTGGAGACAACGGTTTTCAATACCATGTATCTGTGGAAACCTAATCAATACTATTTAGTAAAATCTCGTGCCGTTCTTCAAATTGCTAATCTGTTAGGTGGTATCTATAAACTTATTGCTGCAGGAAAAATCATTCCCCTTGCTTTGAGTGATAAAGTATATGATCTCATCTCAAGAAACAGAATGAAATTAGCTTCCCAAAAATGTTTTCTTCCCGATCAGAATCAGAAAAGAAAATTTATAGAAGTTTAG
- a CDS encoding heme-binding domain-containing protein → MKKVLIVLLVAFIIIQFFPIDKTNPPVNPGMDFLKIKKTPPEVAKIINTSCYDCHSNETKYPWYSSIAPSSWFLKKHIDEGRKKLNFSTFAMYEPERQAHKLQECIEMVKKEEMPLESYILGHQDAKLTPEQRGELIKYFKKVKEETERSMVF, encoded by the coding sequence ATGAAAAAAGTATTGATCGTTCTTTTAGTCGCTTTTATTATCATTCAGTTTTTCCCAATTGACAAGACGAATCCACCTGTAAATCCCGGTATGGATTTTTTAAAGATAAAGAAAACACCACCTGAAGTTGCCAAGATCATCAACACTTCATGTTATGACTGTCATTCTAATGAGACGAAATATCCATGGTATTCAAGTATAGCACCTTCTTCATGGTTTTTAAAAAAACACATCGATGAAGGTAGAAAAAAGCTTAATTTTTCTACCTTTGCAATGTATGAACCTGAAAGACAGGCACACAAATTGCAGGAATGTATAGAAATGGTCAAAAAAGAGGAAATGCCTCTGGAATCTTATATTTTAGGTCATCAGGATGCTAAATTAACTCCCGAACAAAGAGGAGAGTTGATTAAGTATTTTAAGAAAGTAAAAGAAGAAACCGAAAGATCAATGGTATTTTAA
- the katG gene encoding catalase/peroxidase HPI, with product MEKDSNDISKCPFHNGSMKQNVAGGGTQNQQWWPNQLRVDILRQHSSLSDPMDQDFDYAEAFKKLDLEAVKRDLHALMTDSQDWWPADFGHYGPLFIRMAWHSAGTYRVGDGRGGAGAGQQRFAPLNSWPDNVSLDKARRLLWPIKQKYGKNISWADLLILTGNIALESMGFKTFGYAGGREDVWEPDMDVYWGSEITWLGGDLRYAHGSEGVVDKTGGVLVTDDDADSAVHSRNLEKPLAAVQMGLIYVNPEGPDGNPDPILAAKDIRDTFGRMAMNDEETVALIAGGHSFGKTHGAGPADHVGKEPEAAGIEEQGLGWNSSYKSGSGADAISSGLEVTWTKTPTQWSNNFFENLFEHEWELTKSPAGAHQWVAKDAENSIPDAFDPGKKHRPTMLTTDLSLRFDPVYEKISRHFYENPDALADAFSRAWFKLTHRDMGPRARYLGPDVPAEELIWQDPIPEVNHPLIDSNDIELLKTKILSSGLSTAELVATAWASASTFRGSDKRGGANGARVRLAPQKDWEVNNPVQLQKVLSVLENIQKEFNGEQASGKKVSLADLIVLAGTAAVEKAAKDGGHDIAVSFTPGRMDASQEQTDVESMGYLEPAADGFRNYLKRKYSVPTESLLIDKAQLLTLTAPELTVLIGGMRALDANFDGSKNGVFTQRPGALTNDFFVNLLDMGTQWKAMSEDKELYLGTDRSTSQPKWTATRADLVFGSNSELRAIAEVYASSDGQAKFIKDFAAAWTKVMNLDRFDIA from the coding sequence ATGGAAAAGGATTCAAATGACATCAGTAAATGTCCGTTTCATAATGGATCAATGAAACAAAATGTAGCTGGTGGTGGAACTCAAAATCAGCAATGGTGGCCCAATCAGTTAAGAGTTGATATTTTACGTCAGCATTCATCTTTATCAGATCCTATGGATCAGGATTTTGATTATGCTGAAGCGTTTAAAAAGTTAGACCTTGAAGCAGTAAAGAGAGACCTTCATGCATTAATGACGGATTCCCAGGATTGGTGGCCGGCAGATTTTGGGCATTATGGTCCTTTATTTATTCGTATGGCTTGGCACAGTGCAGGTACTTATCGTGTAGGAGATGGTAGAGGAGGTGCAGGTGCAGGACAGCAGCGTTTTGCTCCGTTAAACAGCTGGCCGGATAATGTGAGTCTTGATAAAGCCAGAAGATTATTGTGGCCGATCAAACAAAAATATGGTAAAAATATTTCATGGGCGGATCTTTTAATTCTTACAGGAAATATTGCATTAGAATCTATGGGCTTCAAAACTTTTGGATATGCCGGTGGGCGTGAAGATGTATGGGAGCCGGATATGGATGTATATTGGGGTTCTGAAATCACTTGGTTAGGAGGAGACCTTCGTTATGCACACGGTTCAGAAGGAGTTGTAGATAAAACCGGAGGTGTTTTGGTTACTGATGATGATGCAGATAGTGCTGTCCATTCCCGTAATTTAGAGAAGCCTCTGGCAGCAGTACAGATGGGGCTTATTTATGTAAATCCTGAAGGTCCGGATGGTAATCCTGATCCTATTCTTGCTGCCAAAGATATCCGTGACACTTTCGGACGTATGGCAATGAATGATGAGGAGACAGTAGCATTGATTGCAGGAGGGCATAGTTTTGGAAAAACACATGGTGCCGGACCGGCTGACCACGTAGGTAAAGAACCGGAAGCAGCAGGAATTGAAGAACAAGGCTTAGGATGGAACAGTAGTTACAAAAGCGGTAGTGGAGCTGATGCAATTAGTAGCGGACTGGAAGTAACATGGACTAAAACTCCAACACAATGGAGTAATAATTTTTTTGAAAACCTTTTCGAACATGAATGGGAACTTACAAAAAGTCCGGCTGGTGCACATCAGTGGGTCGCTAAAGATGCTGAAAATAGTATTCCTGATGCATTTGATCCAGGGAAAAAACATAGACCAACTATGCTTACAACCGATCTTTCTCTAAGATTTGATCCGGTATATGAAAAAATATCCAGACACTTTTATGAAAATCCGGATGCCTTGGCAGATGCTTTCTCCCGTGCGTGGTTTAAACTTACGCATAGAGATATGGGACCTCGTGCCCGTTACCTGGGACCCGATGTTCCTGCTGAAGAATTGATTTGGCAAGACCCTATTCCTGAAGTGAATCATCCGCTGATTGATAGTAATGATATCGAATTGTTGAAAACAAAAATATTGAGCTCGGGATTAAGTACAGCTGAATTGGTAGCAACAGCTTGGGCTTCAGCTTCTACTTTCAGAGGAAGTGATAAGCGAGGTGGAGCGAATGGAGCAAGAGTTCGTCTGGCACCACAAAAAGACTGGGAGGTTAATAATCCGGTTCAATTACAAAAGGTACTGAGTGTGCTAGAGAATATTCAAAAAGAATTTAATGGAGAACAAGCTTCAGGTAAGAAGGTTTCATTAGCAGACCTGATTGTACTGGCAGGAACAGCGGCTGTTGAAAAAGCTGCGAAAGATGGTGGTCATGATATTGCAGTTTCCTTTACGCCGGGTCGTATGGATGCTTCGCAAGAACAGACAGACGTAGAATCTATGGGATATCTGGAGCCTGCGGCAGATGGTTTCCGTAACTACCTGAAGAGAAAATATTCAGTGCCAACAGAATCGTTATTAATAGATAAAGCACAATTACTAACCCTTACAGCTCCTGAATTAACAGTGCTGATAGGAGGAATGCGCGCTTTAGATGCCAATTTTGATGGTTCTAAAAACGGAGTGTTTACACAGAGACCGGGAGCTCTTACGAATGACTTCTTTGTGAATCTTCTGGATATGGGGACTCAGTGGAAAGCGATGTCTGAAGACAAAGAACTTTATTTGGGAACAGACCGTTCTACCAGCCAGCCAAAATGGACGGCTACCCGTGCGGATCTAGTATTTGGATCAAATTCAGAATTGAGGGCAATAGCTGAGGTATATGCTAGTTCGGATGGACAGGCTAAATTTATAAAAGATTTTGCAGCAGCCTGGACTAAAGTTATGAACTTGGACCGATTTGATATAGCCTAA
- a CDS encoding S41 family peptidase: MIKKIFVFSLLSLFTPLFSQYSISEISKDSYLKDFDVAAAILLNQHPNPYRFHSKETVTKKLDSLRKALEKDPSYINFYINSPGRVLGDGHTSFSTDANYYEDYLNSTYFFPLMTYVNNGNVYINGDNKYNIEIGSKLLEVNNKSIADILKQIPASADGNIKVEDVDVSQYISFLNRNKDNTFTIKYQTLNGEQKKANLEGIKFTGFNYESKHAVLPIDATSEIYGIFGYELNPDTFYLSVKSFSYDESFFYEKLKKYFQQIKNKKYKNLVVDIRNNSGGSVTNIPLLYSFMSKEKIFTNSYKYGSKVIDINYSDYLIDPQTDRYYSEKDIRDSNNFMRQRFDKSEKGDYYFGNNRLDDTYIKNYPRDGLFFDGRVVLLTNNRTFSAATYFASLFKKEKRGDIVGKETGSCSNFTTAAWFLTYKLPNTKTTISIPRTEIFFNNNENDNIPNCTGVIPDHKIDDNFFLNALKEKIDPELQYSVELLSRTS; encoded by the coding sequence ATGATCAAAAAGATATTTGTTTTCTCATTACTATCTTTGTTTACTCCTCTTTTTAGCCAATATTCAATTTCTGAAATAAGCAAAGATTCCTATCTTAAAGATTTTGATGTTGCTGCTGCTATTCTTTTGAATCAACATCCTAATCCTTATAGATTTCATAGCAAAGAAACTGTTACAAAGAAGTTGGATTCTCTTCGAAAGGCACTCGAAAAAGACCCCAGTTACATTAATTTTTATATTAATAGCCCCGGTAGGGTACTAGGCGATGGACATACTTCTTTTAGTACTGACGCCAATTATTATGAAGATTATCTCAATTCTACTTATTTTTTTCCTTTGATGACTTATGTTAATAATGGAAATGTCTATATAAATGGAGATAATAAATACAATATTGAAATAGGGAGTAAGCTTTTGGAAGTTAATAATAAAAGTATTGCTGATATTTTAAAGCAAATTCCGGCATCGGCTGATGGAAATATTAAAGTAGAGGACGTGGATGTATCTCAGTACATTTCATTTCTTAATAGAAATAAAGACAATACTTTTACGATAAAGTATCAGACCCTTAATGGAGAGCAGAAAAAAGCTAACCTGGAAGGGATTAAATTTACAGGATTTAACTACGAATCCAAACATGCTGTTTTACCGATTGATGCAACTTCTGAAATCTATGGGATTTTTGGGTATGAACTCAATCCTGATACATTTTATTTGTCTGTAAAATCATTCTCGTATGATGAAAGTTTTTTTTATGAGAAGCTGAAGAAATATTTTCAGCAAATTAAAAATAAAAAATATAAAAATCTTGTTGTAGATATCCGTAACAACTCTGGTGGTTCAGTTACCAATATTCCGCTTTTGTATTCGTTTATGTCAAAAGAAAAGATTTTCACAAACTCTTATAAATACGGGAGTAAAGTTATTGATATCAATTACAGTGATTACTTAATAGATCCGCAGACGGACCGATATTATTCAGAGAAAGATATCAGGGATTCCAATAATTTCATGAGACAACGGTTTGATAAATCTGAAAAAGGAGATTACTATTTTGGAAATAACAGGTTGGATGATACCTACATCAAAAACTATCCGAGAGATGGGCTGTTTTTCGATGGTAGGGTTGTTCTTCTTACTAATAATCGTACGTTTTCAGCAGCTACTTATTTTGCTTCCCTGTTTAAAAAAGAAAAAAGAGGAGATATTGTAGGAAAGGAAACGGGTTCTTGTAGTAATTTTACAACGGCAGCCTGGTTTCTTACTTATAAGCTGCCAAATACTAAAACGACTATTTCTATTCCACGTACAGAAATCTTTTTTAATAATAATGAAAATGATAACATTCCCAATTGTACGGGGGTGATTCCGGATCATAAGATCGATGATAATTTCTTTTTAAATGCTTTAAAAGAGAAAATAGATCCGGAGTTACAATATTCGGTTGAATTACTTTCTCGTACATCATAA
- the der gene encoding ribosome biogenesis GTPase Der, giving the protein MSNIVAIVGRPNVGKSTLFNRLLERREAIVDSTAGVTRDRHYGKSDWNGVDFTVIDTGGYDVGTDDIFEQEIRKQVQLAVDEATSIIFMMNVEEGLTDTDYEIHELLRRSNKPVYIVINKVDSAKEEVAATEFYQLGIEKYYTLSSATGSGTGELLDDIVKDFPTTDYQDPFEGLPKITIAGRPNVGKSTLTNALLDVERNIVTDVAGTTRDSIQTLYNKFGHEFVLVDTAGMRRKAKVSEDLEFYSVMRSIRSIEYSDVVIIMVDATQGWESQDMNIFGLAQKNRKGIVILVNKWDLIEDKKTNTIRDFEKVIKDKIGQFQDIPILFVSALTKQRILKAVEVAMEVYEDRKKKIKTSKLNEVMLPIFEQTPPPANKGKYIKIKYCVQLPTPSPQFVFFCNLPQYVKEPYKRFTENQLRKEFGFTGVPIEVYFRQK; this is encoded by the coding sequence ATGTCAAACATTGTTGCTATTGTTGGTCGCCCCAACGTAGGAAAATCCACATTATTTAATCGTTTGCTGGAGAGAAGAGAAGCTATCGTAGACTCTACAGCAGGGGTTACCAGAGACCGTCATTACGGAAAATCAGATTGGAACGGAGTAGACTTCACTGTAATTGATACAGGAGGATACGATGTAGGAACCGATGATATTTTCGAACAAGAAATCCGTAAGCAGGTACAGCTGGCGGTAGATGAGGCTACTTCTATCATTTTTATGATGAACGTAGAAGAAGGCCTTACCGATACAGATTATGAAATTCATGAACTTTTAAGAAGATCCAATAAGCCGGTTTATATTGTTATTAACAAAGTAGACTCTGCTAAGGAAGAAGTGGCTGCCACGGAATTCTATCAGTTAGGAATTGAAAAATATTATACCCTTTCATCAGCAACAGGTTCCGGAACAGGAGAGCTGTTGGATGATATCGTTAAAGATTTTCCGACTACGGATTATCAGGATCCTTTCGAAGGTCTGCCGAAAATTACAATTGCAGGACGTCCGAACGTAGGAAAATCTACTTTAACTAACGCTTTACTGGATGTTGAACGAAATATTGTAACCGATGTTGCCGGAACAACAAGAGATAGTATCCAGACATTATATAATAAATTCGGACATGAATTTGTCTTGGTAGATACGGCAGGAATGCGTCGTAAGGCAAAAGTTTCTGAGGATTTAGAATTTTACTCAGTAATGAGATCGATCCGTTCTATCGAATATTCTGACGTTGTAATCATTATGGTGGATGCAACTCAAGGATGGGAATCTCAGGATATGAATATCTTCGGATTGGCTCAGAAAAACAGAAAAGGAATTGTAATTCTGGTTAACAAATGGGATTTGATCGAAGATAAGAAAACCAATACCATCCGTGATTTTGAAAAAGTAATTAAAGATAAGATCGGACAGTTTCAGGATATTCCAATTCTATTCGTATCAGCTTTAACGAAACAAAGAATTCTGAAGGCTGTAGAAGTAGCCATGGAGGTATATGAAGACCGTAAGAAGAAGATTAAAACTTCAAAATTAAATGAAGTAATGCTTCCGATTTTTGAACAGACTCCACCTCCTGCGAATAAAGGAAAATACATTAAAATTAAATACTGTGTTCAGCTTCCTACACCGTCGCCGCAGTTTGTATTCTTCTGTAATCTTCCGCAGTATGTTAAAGAACCATACAAGAGATTTACTGAAAATCAGTTGAGAAAAGAATTCGGATTTACCGGGGTTCCTATTGAAGTGTATTTCAGACAAAAATAA
- a CDS encoding 4'-phosphopantetheinyl transferase family protein → MEVWIAYCFLDRNNSERVEELFAQLPESLQQSVKKYQNTDDRLGRMISKLLLEILVRKIIPHQNFFWHLYQKDSLSKPYLDGLEFNFSTSHNEKLAIVCATPAGQCGIDSEVVKPINPSIYFDFLHPEEKRFLRQFENPILPFYEIWVKKEAALKASELGISVDLQLVDTHQELILIDKQKYVAQPLLLSSDCITYMATNTMASIIHREEVIF, encoded by the coding sequence ATGGAAGTTTGGATAGCCTACTGTTTTCTGGATAGAAATAATTCTGAAAGAGTAGAAGAGCTATTTGCTCAGCTTCCTGAATCTCTTCAGCAATCTGTTAAAAAGTATCAAAATACAGATGACAGACTGGGAAGAATGATATCAAAATTATTATTAGAGATTCTGGTAAGGAAAATAATTCCTCACCAGAATTTTTTTTGGCATTTGTATCAGAAAGATTCTCTGTCAAAGCCTTATCTCGATGGGCTGGAATTTAATTTCAGTACCTCACATAATGAAAAGCTGGCAATAGTTTGTGCTACGCCAGCCGGCCAATGCGGTATTGATTCGGAAGTCGTAAAACCAATAAATCCATCTATTTATTTTGATTTTCTTCATCCCGAAGAAAAAAGATTCCTCAGACAATTCGAAAATCCTATTTTACCTTTCTATGAAATATGGGTAAAAAAAGAAGCTGCATTAAAAGCTTCGGAACTTGGCATATCTGTAGATCTTCAACTTGTAGATACTCATCAGGAATTAATTCTTATTGATAAACAAAAGTATGTAGCTCAGCCTCTCCTCTTATCGTCAGATTGTATAACGTATATGGCTACTAATACAATGGCCAGTATTATTCATAGAGAGGAAGTTATTTTTTAA
- a CDS encoding GNAT family N-acetyltransferase has protein sequence MADCEEENDGTFLIAEVDGKAIGFLFGYIDEKDDSNFELGDADDLYVSEGYVKQEYRKHGIYTALNKAFETAYKDYNIRKIYRFTLCSNTTMQSWLAKQGYQPVRLLYEKWL, from the coding sequence ATGGCTGATTGTGAAGAGGAAAATGACGGAACATTTCTTATTGCTGAAGTGGATGGAAAAGCCATAGGCTTTTTATTCGGGTATATTGATGAAAAAGATGACAGTAACTTTGAATTGGGAGATGCTGATGATCTGTATGTTTCTGAAGGCTATGTAAAGCAGGAATACAGAAAACATGGAATTTATACGGCTCTTAATAAAGCATTTGAAACAGCATATAAAGACTACAATATCCGTAAAATCTATCGGTTTACTCTGTGTAGCAATACTACAATGCAAAGCTGGTTAGCCAAACAGGGATATCAACCCGTAAGGCTATTATATGAAAAGTGGTTATAA